The Miscanthus floridulus cultivar M001 chromosome 17, ASM1932011v1, whole genome shotgun sequence genome has a window encoding:
- the LOC136519029 gene encoding putative clathrin assembly protein At1g03050 — protein sequence MAPSKLRQALGAVKDQTSIGLAKVGSGGALEADLDVAIVKATRHSESFPADERHIREIITLTCLSRVYVGSCVSSLSRRLGRTRSWAVALKTLVIVHRLLADGDPAFEQEVFFATRRGTRMLNMSDFCDRSRADAWDFSAFVRTYAAYLDDRLEYRMQGRQQGAGGAARGGRPLHEEMYAASPGNRYTCDVAAFNGRQEDAADAEAHSRAVALVTRDPPTSEMTVDQLLVKANQLHHLLDRFIACRPVGAAKANRVVAVSLYLLVKESVQLYCELTEVMATLIKQFAEMETADCERVHALFSGLAKQLEELENFYAWCKVVCVCRQSDVPEVEVVTQKKLELMDEFIRDRHAAADSQQRLPPPEPEPMASPERALVEEEEDDDDMNATKALPAPEEPPAAAQVDPEAPLVVAAPVEEEADFLNLKADAMSGEEHGQQLALALFDGDIAGSAPKGNVFQGASADWETELVQSASALANQRAELGGGLSMMVLDGMYNHAVVANNAQTFSGSASSVALRPPGAPMLALPAPPGGSGAAVGADPFAASALVPPPTYVQMSDMQTKQQLLTQEQQMWRQHGNNGMNQGALAMLEQRPNQKQQFLPHMGHNYAGYRTS from the exons ATGGCTCCGAGCAAGCTGCGCCAAGCGCTGGGCGCGGTGAAGGACCAGACGAGCATCGGGCTCGCCAAggtcggcagcggcggcgccctGGAGGCGGACCTGGACGTGGCCATTGTCAAGGCCACCAGGCACAGCGAGTCGTTCCCGGCCGACGAGCGCCACATCCGGGAGATCATCACGCTCACCTGCCTCTCCCGGGTGTACGTCGGCTCCTGCGTGTCATCGCTGTCGCGCCGCCTCGGCCGGACCCGGAGCTGGGCGGTCGCGCTCAAGACGCTCGTCATCGTGCACCGCCTCCTCGCCGACGGGGACCCGGCGTTCGAGCAGGAGGTGTTCTTCGCCACGCGGCGCGGGACGCGGATGCTCAACATGTCCGACTTCTGCGACCGCTCCCGCGCCGACGCCTGGGACTTCTCCGCCTTCGTCCGCACCTACGCCGCCTACCTCGACGACCGCCTCGAGTACCGGATGCAGGGCAGGCAGCAGGGCGCCGGCGGCGCCGCGCGCGGTGGCAGGCCGCTCCACGAGGAGATGTACGCCGCGTCCCCCGGGAACCGCTACACCTGCGACGTCGCCGCCTTCAACGGGAGACAGGAGGACGCGGCGGACGCCGAGGCTCACAGCAGGGCGGTGGCGCTCGTGACCAGGGACCCGCCCACGAGCGAGATGACGGTGGATCAGCTGCTCGTCAAGGCCAACCAGCTGCATCATCTCCTCGACCGGTTCATCGCCTGCCGCCCTGTAG GCGCGGCGAAGGCAAACCGGGTGGTGGCGGTGTCTCTGTACCTGCTGGTTAAGGAGAGCGTGCAGCTCTACTGCGAGCTCACGGAGGTGATGGCCACACTCATCAAGCAGTTCGCGGAGATGGAGACCGCTGACTGCGAGCGCGTGCACGCCCTCTTCTCCGGTCTCGCCAAGCAGCTGGAGGAGCTGGAGAATTTCTACGCGTGGTGCAAGGTTGTCTGCGTGTGCCGCCAGTCCGACGTCCCGGAGGTGGAGGTCGTCACGCAGAAGAAGCTGGAACTAATGGACGAGTTCATCCGCGACAGGCACGCCGCCGCGGACTCGCAGCAGAGGCTCCCGCCGCCGGAACCGGAGCCGATGGCAAGCCCAGAGCGAGCCCTCGTCGAAGAGGAAGAGGACGACGACGATATGAACGCCACCAAGGCCCTTCCAGCGCCCGAGGAGCCGCCGGCCGCGGCGCAAGTCGACCCAGAGGCCCCTCTCGTCGTGGCCGCCCCGGTCGAGGAGGAGGCCGACTTCCTGAACCTCAAGGCGGACGCCATGTCCGGCGAAGAGCACGGACAGCAGCTGGCGCTGGCGCTGTTCGACGGCGACATAGCCGGCTCAGCGCCGAAAGGCAACGTGTTCCAAGGCGCTTCGGCGGACTGGGAAACGGAGCTGGTCCAGTCCGCGAGCGCGCTTGCGAACCAGCGCGCCGAGCTCGGCGGCGGCCTCAGTATGATGGTGCTGGACGGGATGTACAACCATGCGGTGGTGGCCAACAACGCACAGACGTTCTCCGGCAGCGCCAGCAGTGTGGCGTTGCGGCCACCAGGGGCGCCCATGCTCGCCCTGCCGGCGCCTCCAGGAGGCAGCGGCGCCGCCGTAGGTGCAGACCCTTTCGCGGCGTCGGCGTTGGTGCCTCCGCCGACGTATGTTCAGATGTCCGACATGCAGACGAAGCAGCAACTTCTGACGCAGGAGCAGCAGATGTGGCGACAGCACGGCAACAACGGAATGAATCAGGGAGCCTTAGCAATGCTAGAGCAGCGGCCAAACCAGAAGCAGCAGTTCCTACCTCACATGGGGCACAATTACGCAGGGTATCGGACTTCATAG
- the LOC136519030 gene encoding NAC domain-containing protein 2-like, translated as MAQTSLPPGFRFHPTDVELVSYYLKRKIMGKKLIVDAISEVDLYKFPPWDLPDKSSLRSKDLEWFFFCPRDKKYPNGSRTNRATPNGYWKTSGKDRIIALNSRTVGMKKTLIFHEGKAPKGDRTDWVMYEYKMEDEDLVSAGFSKDAYVLCKIFKKSGLGPRIGEQYGAPFNEAEWDNPEAESSMFPLMTSPEVVNRTEGPRDQPAAPADALQEPPLHNSSATCAGEESSFDHATSNTCAEDVTFGCTVASSAIQDIPAQMSGDGVVSVNNISNEANDMYSPHDCDGFLLEELSRFLNDSPVHNTPFGECSGLPPMSEAEDHAFEVNSFGLCNELSGLVGLGCVDNNFNTSNVETTDYPVLPPDRELSADDYMELTDLLAPDPSFPSEFPALDNQYMQYPLAQYNGHYDVPTLSGLSEPTMPSIFDAFPPSNNGVLATDVAADYLDPTMQFPLS; from the exons ATGGCGCAAACTAGCCTGCCTCCTGGTTTCCGTTTCCACCCAACTGATGTTGAGCTTGTTTCCTACTACTTGAAGAGGAAGATCATGGGAAAGAAACTTATCGTCGATGCTATATCAGAGGTTGACCTGTACAAGTTTCCTCCCTGGGATCTACCTG ACAAATCTTCCCTTAGAAGCAAAGATCTTGAATGGTTCTTCTTTTGTCCTCGTGACAAGAAGTATCCTAATGGGTCTAGGACAAACCGTGCCACGCCAAATGGTTACTGGAAGACTAGTGGAAAGGATAGAATAATTGCGCTTAACTCTCGCACTGTTGGAATGAAGAAAACATTGATATTTCATGAAGGCAAGGCCCCTAAGGGTGACAGAACTGATTGGGTGATGTATGAATACAAAATGGAAGATGAGGATTTGGTTTCTGCTGGTTTCTCAAAG GATGCTTATGTACTCTGCAAAATTTTCAAGAAAAGTGGCCTTGGTCCAAGGATCGGGGAGCAATATGGGGCTCCGTTTAATGAAGCTGAATGGGATAATCCAGAAGCTGAATCTTCTATGTTTCCTTTGATGACCTCTCCAGAAGTAGTGAACCGAACAGAGGGACCACGTGACCAGCCTGCTGCCCCTGCTGATGCTCTTCAGGAACCACCTCTACATAATTCATCTGCTACTTGTGCTGGAGAggaatcatcatttgatcatgccACTTCAAATACTTGTGCTGAGGACGTAACGTTTGGCTGTACTGTTGCTAGCTCTGCTATCCAAGATATACCTGCTCAGATGTCAGGAGATGGTGTGGTTTCTGTGAACAACATATCCAATGAGGCCAATGATATGTACAGTCCTCATGACTGTGATGGTTTTCTATTGGAGGAGCTGTCTAGATTTCTGAATGATTCTCCTGTGCATAACACTCCTTTTGGAGAG TGCTCTGGTCTTCCTCCGATGTCTGAAGCTGAGGATCATGCTTTTGAAGTCAACTCTTTTGGCCTCTGCAATGAATTATCAGGGCTTGTTGGGTTAGGATGCGTGGATAACAACTTCAACACCAGCAATGTGGAAACAACAGATTACCCTGTGCTGCCACCTGACAGAGAACTGTCCGCTGATGATTACATGGAACTAACTGATCTCCTTGCTCCTGATCCAAGCTTCCCCAGTGAATTTCCTGCTCTGGACAATCAATATATGCAGTATCCTCTTGCTCAGTACAATGGACATTATGATGTCCCTACTCTGTCAGGTCTTTCGGAACCAACAATGCCTAGCATTTTCGATGCTTTTCCTCCTTCCAATAATGGTGTACTCGCCACAGATGTGGCAGCTGACTACTTGGACCCAACCATGCAGTTCCCTTTATCATGA